From the genome of Populus alba chromosome 10, ASM523922v2, whole genome shotgun sequence, one region includes:
- the LOC118046574 gene encoding probable ATP-dependent DNA helicase CHR12 isoform X4, with amino-acid sequence MKCLLELHGLKLAELQSKVQSEVSSEYWLRLNCMFPDKQLFDWGMMRLPRPLYGIGDAFAMEADDQFRKKRDAERLSRLEGEERNHVETRKRKFFAEILNAVREFQLQIQATHKRRKQRNDGIQAWHGRQRQRATRAEKLRLQALKADDQEAYMRLVKESKNERLTMLLEETNKLLANLGAAVKRQKDSKHSDGIEPLRDSEADSPELDASRNESELDTYPEEDVIIDSNLNDDTGDLLEGQRQYDSAIHSIQEKVTEQPYILKGGQLRSYQLEGLQWMLSLFNNNLNGILADEMGLGKTIQTISLIAYLKEKKGVCGPHLIVAPKAVLPNWINEFSTWISEAEIKAFLYDGCLEERKAIREQLSREGNLQVLITHYDLIMRDKAFLKKIQWQYMIVDEGHRLKNHECALAKTIGGYQMKRRLLLTGTPIQNSLQELWSLLNFLLPHIFNSEDKFEEWFNAPFADRGEVSLTDEEQLLIIRRLHNVIRPFILRRKKNEVEKYLPGKTQVLLKCDLSAWQKVYYQQVTEMGRVGLHTGSGKSKSLQNLTMQLRKCCNHPYLFVGDYNMWRKDEIMRASGKFELLDRLLPKLHATDHRVLLFSQMTRLMDILEIYLQLHDYKYLRLDGSTKTEERGTLLKKFNAPDSPYFMFLLSTRAGGLGLNLQTADTVIIFDSDWNPQMDQQAEDRAHRIGQKKEVRVFVLVSVGSVEEVILERAKQKKGIDAKVIQAGLFNTTSTAQDRKDMLEEIMHRGTSSLGTDVPSEREINRLAARSQEEFRIFEDMDKDRRKKEDYRSRLMEEHEVPEWAYQAPDNKEDKAKGFEQNSTGVLGKRRRKEVIYSDTLSDLQWIKAVENGEDMSKLSSKGKKQEHTRSEANDSASNSARTDKKVLEMRNEYTPVASEGTSEDNYASAPQRPKSDEAVSQKPDYQGSEKSEQVGGESGLNKHIFTWNTYKKKRSSYVVPSSSTNSRGQNSNGKGNGWA; translated from the exons ATGAAATGTTTACTCGAACTTCATGGACTTAAG CTAGCAGAATTGCAAAGCAAAGTTCAATCTGAAGTGAGTTCAGAGTACTGGCTTCGTTTGAATTGTATGTTTCCTGACAAGCAACTTTTTGATTGGGGTATGATGCGGTTGCCTCGTCCTCTATATGGTATAGGGGATGCTTTTGCCATGGAAGCTGATGATCAATTCCGAAAGAAACGAGATGCTGAG AGGCTGTCAAGGTTAGAAGGGGAAGAAAGGAACCATGTGGagactagaaaaagaaaattttttgcAGAAATACTTAACGCTGTCAGAGAGTTCCAATTGCAAATTCAGGCTACTCATAAAAGGAGAAAGCAAAGGAATGATGGGATCCAG GCATGGCATGGAAGGCAAAGGCAGCGTGCTACACGGGCAGAGAAACTGAGGCTCCAAGCCCTAAAGGCTGATGATCAAGAAGCATATATGAGGTTAGTAAAGGAGAGCAAGAATGAACGACTTACAATGCTTCTTGAAGAAACAAATAAACTACTTGCTAACTTGGGAGCCGCGGTCAAGCGCCAAAAAGATTCCAAACATTCAGATGGCATTGAACCTTTAAGAGACTCAGAAGCTGATTCTCCGGAGTTGGATGCTTCAAGGAATGAAAGTGAACTGGATACATATCCTGAGGAAGATGTCATCATTGATTCTAATCTTAATGATGATACTGGTGATTTGCTTGAAGGCCAACGACAATACGACTCAGCCATTCATTCGATTCAGGAGAAG GTAACTGAGCAGCCATACATACTTAAAGGTGGACAATTAAGATCATACCAGTTAGAAGGGCTTCAATGGATGCTGTCTTTATTCAACAACAATTTAAATGGAATTTTAGCTGATGAAATGGGGTTGGGGAAAACAATACAAACAATTTCATTGATAGCATATCTCAAGGAGAAAAAAGGTGTGTGTGGGCCACACCTGATAGTTGCTCCAAAGGCTGTGCTACCAAATTGGATCAATGAATTCTCAACATGGATTTCAGAGGCTGA AATTAAAGCTTTTCTTTATGATGGATGTCTAGAGGAGAGAAAGGCAATAAGGGAACAGTTATCAAGAGAGGGGAATCTTCAAGTGTTGATCACGCATTACGATCTAATCATGAGAGataaagcatttttgaaaaaaattcagtgGCAGTACATGATTGTTGATGAAGGTCATCGACTAAAGAATCACGAGTGTGCTCTGGCAAAGACTATTGGAGG CTATCAGATGAAGCGCAGACTTCTATTGACTGGGACTCCAATACAGAACAGCTTGCAGGAACTCTGGTCCTTGCTTAATTTTCTCCTCCCGCATATTTTTAATTCTGAGGATAAATTTGAAGAGTGGTTTAATGCTCCCTTTGCTGATCGGGGTGAAGTTTCTCTCACTGATGAAGAACAACTATTGATTATTCGTCGTTTGCATAAT GTTATAAGGCCATTCATAttgaggaggaaaaaaaatgaggtgGAGAAATACCTTCCTGGGAAAACTCAGGTTTTACTAAAATGTGATTTGTCAGCATGGCAAAAAGTTTATTACCAGCAAGTTACAGAGATGGGCAGAGTTGGGCTGCATACTG GATCTGGAAAATCTAAGAGTCTACAGAATCTGACGATGCAGCTCAGGAAGTGTTGCAACCACCCATACCTTTTTGTTGGAGATTATAACATGTGGAGGAAGGATGAAATCATGAGAGCATCAGGGAAGTTTGAACTACTTGACCGCTTGCTCCCAAAACTTCATGCAACTGATCATAGAGTCCTGCTTTTTTCACAAATGACTCGTCTTATGGAcattcttgaaatttatttgcAACTTCATGATTACAAGTATCTTAGACTTGATGGCTCAACTAAAACTGAGGAAAGAGGAACATTACTAAAGAAATTTAATGCTCCAGACTCTCCTTACTTCATGTTCCTTTTGAGCACTCGTGCTGGAGGTCTCGGTTTGAATTTACAAACAGCAGATACTGTAATAATTTTTGATAGTGACTGGAACCCCCAAATGGACCAGCAGGCAGAGGATCGTGCCCATCGTATTGGACAAAAGAAGGAAGTCAGAGTTTTTGTTCTGGTTAGTGTTGGATCGGTTGAAGAGGTAATCTTGGAGCGTGCAAAACAGAAGAAGGGCATTGATGCCAAGGTCATCCAGGCTGGACTTTTTAATACAACGTCCACAG CTCAGGACAGAAAAGACATGTTAGAGGAGATTATGCATAGAGGAACTAGCTCACTTGGAACAGATGTCCCAAGTGAGAGAGAGATCAACCGCCTCGCAGCCCGTTCTCAAGAAGAGTTTCGGATTTTTGAGGATATGGACAAGgatagaagaaaaaaggaggATTACAGATCTCGTCTCATGGAAGAGCATGAGGTACCTGAATGGGCATATCAAGCACCTGATAACAAGGAAGATAAAGCCAAAGGTTTTGAGCAGAATAGTACTGGTGTCTTGGGAAAGCGGAGAAGAAAGGAGGTAATATACAGTGACACATTAAGTGATTTACAATGGATTAAGGCTGTCGAAAATGGAGAAGACATGTCCAAATTGTCAAGTAAAGGGAAGAAACAAGAACATACTCGGTCTGAAGCCAATGATTCTGCCAGCAATAGTGCAAGAACAGACAAAAAGGTTCTGGAAATGAGGAATGAATACACGCCTGTGGCAAGTGAGGGCACAAGTGAAGATAACTACGCTTCAGCCCCCCAAAGACCCAAATCTGACGAGGCAGTCTCCCAAAAACCAGATTATCAGGGTTCAGAAAAATCTGAACAAGTTGGCGGAGAAAGTGGTTTGAACAAGCATATATTTACTTGGAATACCTATAAGAAGAAGAGATCCAGTTATGTTGTTCCAagttcatcaacaaactctagAGGGCAGAATTCCAACGGAAAAGGAAATGGTTGGGCTTGA